The Mesorhizobium loti DNA segment AACGAGCGTATTGTTCTTTTACCCCGGCGACGTCGTCAGGATGAACACCGGCTTCGAGAGTACCCGTCAAACGCGACTTTCCCGTCCCATCCAAAGCTTCAAGCTCATATCCGAGAAATTCTCGAAGCTGCTTGCTGCGATAAACCGGCTCGCCATCCGGCGCCGCGCAATCGATCATCGCCGGCAGCGTTTCGACCAGATGCCAGAGGAAGCGCTCCCGCTCGCGCAGTGCCTCCTGCGCGTGCATCTGATCGTCGATGTCGATGGAAACCTGGTACCATTGCACGATCGTTCCGTCGCGATCGCGCAGAGGCTCGCAACGCCCCTCCATCCAACGATAATTGCCGTCCTTCCAGCGCCGCCGATAACGCATGATGAACGGGTCCCCAGTTTCGAGGCAATTGAGCGACGTGCGCAGTACCTCTGGTGCATCATCGGGATGTATCAGCATCTGCGCCACCCTGGCGCGATCTTCGAAGTTCGCGCCGGTAAGACCGAGTTCCTCCAGAGATCGTTTGTTGAGGTAGGCCAGCCTTCCGTCGGGCGTCCAGCTCCAGACGTGGACCGGCATGGCGTCGACAAGCTGCTGAAGCTCACGCTCGCGGTGCCGCAATGCCGCTTCCGCACGCTTAAGCTCGGTCAAATCGAGAATGTAGGCGACCCCTTGCTTGGACTGCCCTTCGAAGAATGCGCCCCCGATTAGGACGGGCACCCGGCTGCCGTCCTTCCTGAAATATTCTTTTTCCCGGGCTTGCATCTTGCCCGTTGTCATAAGCTCTTCAGCTTCCTCGCGGGCGTGCACGGCTTGCCATTCCGGAGGCGTCATCGCGAGCCAATCGAGCCCAGCCTTCAGCTCGTCGCGATCGTACTGGACCATGCGCAGAAACGCGTCATTGGCGTCTATGAGCGTTCCGTCCAGGTCCCAAATGACGATCCCTATGATATCCGAATCGACCAGCCGCCGGATCCTGGCTTCTCGTTCCTCGATCTCGCGCTGAAGGCGCATCTGGTCGTCTATGTCGTGCGAGAGCCCGAACCACTGGACAATACGACCGCTCTCGTCCCGCATCGGCTCCGCGCGGCCCGACATCCACCTGTAAATGCCGTCGGCGCCGCGTAGCCGATATCGCATGGCGAAACTTTCGCCGGTGACGAGGCTCTGATGAAGGGTCTCCCTGAACTGCGGCGCGTCATCTGGATGAACGGTCTCGACCACGACCTGCAGCCGACTCATGCCCGGCCTGTCCGTATCCGCAACCTTCATGCCGAGGAAATCGACCATCTGCTTGTTGAAGAATACCGGCTCGCCGTCTGGGCTCAGCCGCCAAACGTGACCCGGGACCATGGCCACGAGTTGTGAAAGCTCGCGCTCGCTATCGCGCAATGCCTGCTGCGCGCGCATTTCGTCGTCGATGTCGAGAGAAACGCCGTACCATTGCGCTATCGCTCCATCTTGGTCGCGGCGCGGCCCCACCCTGCACTCGGCCCAGCGATAGGTGCCGTCTTTCTCACGCCAGCGAAATCGCATGGCGGACGTGCCGCCGGATTCAAAACAGCTCTGCATCGTGCGCTCTACCTGAGGAGCATCCTCCGGATGAACCAGCTCCTTCAGCAAATTCTCGATGCGCGATTTGTCGATCGTGTCAAAGGCCGGGATTACCGAGCGGAAATGGTCCTGGTATCGCTTGTTGAAATAAACAATCCCGCCCGCCGGCGTTGCGCTCCAGATGCGGACCGGCACGGCGTCGACCATCTCCTGGAGCTGTCGCTCGCTTCGTCGGAGCGCCTCTTCGGCGTGCACCTGATCGTCTATGTCATGGCACAAACCGTACCATTGGACGATGCGCCCGCGCTCGTCTCGCCGGGGGTCGGCCCGGCTCGACATCCAGTGGTAGACGCCGTCGGCGCGACGCAGGCGATATCGCATCGCGAAGCTCTCGCCAGTATCCAGGCAACGATGGAGTGAGTCACCGAACGCTGCTGCATCATCCGGATGGACAGTCTCTATCACGGCCTCGAGCCTGCTCACCCCAGGCCTGCCTAGATCGGCGATGTTCAGTCCGAGGAAATCGACCATTCGCTTATTGAAGAAAGTCGGCTCACCTTCGGGCGTCAGTCGCCAAACATGGCTTGGGACCATGTCCACGAGCAAGGAGAGTTCTCGCTCGCGGTCGCGCAGCGCCTCCACACTTTGACGCAATGTGAGCAGCGCCGACTGGTGCTGGCGGGATATGGCGGCCACGATAAGGGCTGAAAATGCCGAGATTCCCAAGAAAAGCTGCAGCGTGATCTGGTGGTGCTTGAGGGCCCCAGGATCGCCGGCAAATTCGCCGGCGCCGATCACCGTGAATACTGCGGTGATCAAGGCAAGGAGGGTCAAGGCGATTGCAGCGCCCTTGAACTCAAAGCGCACCGCCACCCAGAGCAGAGGCGGCATGATGATGTAGGCGAAAGGCACGAGACCGCTCAAGGAAAGTGCGGCGGTCCCCAGAAAGATCAAACCCAGGACGCAAACCTCTATCCATCGCGCGATCGAAAGGTGAGGCCTGCCTCGCCAGTTCTGGAACACAACCAGCCCAAGCGGCGCCACGATCAAGACCCCGGTGGCGTCGCCGATCCACCATAGGGGCCAGGCGCCCGTGAAGGTCTGCGATTGCATGGCAAACCAAGCAAGTGTGGCGCTACCCACCGTCGCGCTTACGACCGGCGCAAATCCAGCGGCAAGCGCGACGAATGCGAGAACTTCCTGCAAGGTCTCCAATTGTCCTGGTCGCTTGCTGATCCGGTTCACGAGCCATGCCCCGGCTGTCGCCTCAAGAGCGTTGCCGACATAAATCAGCAAGGCGGCGGGCCACGGACTTTGGAACCAAACCAAATTGCTGAACATTTCAGCGAGACAGCCAGCCACCACCCACCATGGCCAGCTTCTTTTGGGCGCGAGGACGAGCGTGGCGATGAACAGCCCGCTCGGAGGCCAAAGCGAAATGCCCGTTCCAGGTACGATTGCTAGCAGCTGAGCAAATCCGCAGCCCAAAACGTAAGCTGCAAAAAAACCGCCCAAATGCAAGAATTTTGGACGGTGCAACCAGACGCGCATCATCGGCTTCTCCTGCCTGACAAGACGGCATGAGGACCGTCAGCGCTTGGCGCGGCACCTATCTGGACTCGCGAATCCACGTCGCACCCTAGTGCCGCAATGCCAAAGGCGCATCCTATGGAAATCCATGCATTGCGCCTACTGGAGTTGAGACTCGAACCCGCGAATTGCCCTCTGATGCGTTCTCGCCGAGAAGAGCGCGAATTCCCATACCTTACCGCCATTATCGCAGACT contains these protein-coding regions:
- a CDS encoding PAS/PAC sensor signal transduction histidine kinase → MVWFQSPWPAALLIYVGNALEATAGAWLVNRISKRPGQLETLQEVLAFVALAAGFAPVVSATVGSATLAWFAMQSQTFTGAWPLWWIGDATGVLIVAPLGLVVFQNWRGRPHLSIARWIEVCVLGLIFLGTAALSLSGLVPFAYIIMPPLLWVAVRFEFKGAAIALTLLALITAVFTVIGAGEFAGDPGALKHHQITLQLFLGISAFSALIVAAISRQHQSALLTLRQSVEALRDRERELSLLVDMVPSHVWRLTPEGEPTFFNKRMVDFLGLNIADLGRPGVSRLEAVIETVHPDDAAAFGDSLHRCLDTGESFAMRYRLRRADGVYHWMSSRADPRRDERGRIVQWYGLCHDIDDQVHAEEALRRSERQLQEMVDAVPVRIWSATPAGGIVYFNKRYQDHFRSVIPAFDTIDKSRIENLLKELVHPEDAPQVERTMQSCFESGGTSAMRFRWREKDGTYRWAECRVGPRRDQDGAIAQWYGVSLDIDDEMRAQQALRDSERELSQLVAMVPGHVWRLSPDGEPVFFNKQMVDFLGMKVADTDRPGMSRLQVVVETVHPDDAPQFRETLHQSLVTGESFAMRYRLRGADGIYRWMSGRAEPMRDESGRIVQWFGLSHDIDDQMRLQREIEEREARIRRLVDSDIIGIVIWDLDGTLIDANDAFLRMVQYDRDELKAGLDWLAMTPPEWQAVHAREEAEELMTTGKMQAREKEYFRKDGSRVPVLIGGAFFEGQSKQGVAYILDLTELKRAEAALRHRERELQQLVDAMPVHVWSWTPDGRLAYLNKRSLEELGLTGANFEDRARVAQMLIHPDDAPEVLRTSLNCLETGDPFIMRYRRRWKDGNYRWMEGRCEPLRDRDGTIVQWYQVSIDIDDQMHAQEALRERERFLWHLVETLPAMIDCAAPDGEPVYRSKQLREFLGYELEALDGTGKSRLTGTLEAGVHPDDVAGVKEQYARSLATGEPYARRHRLRRFDGEYRWVETRAAPMRNAEGAIVQWNVICLDIDGEVRMQEQLRLAQENLARQSQAASLAELCASIAHEVNQPLAAVVANSHACQRWLKAEPPNLERALKTVERVIRDANAAADVVSHIRALFRQSVGTGTTAKLSDVIAEARDLMAEEATRRRISMSIDVESNLPPVALGRVQIQQVLVNLIRNGMDAMDTVANERVLRMRVRRREDVVQTEVSDHGPGVEFPDKIFQPFFTTKEQGMGMGLAICRSIVESHGGRLWAETNEPRGAKFIFTLPVETNTAS